A single window of Hemicordylus capensis ecotype Gifberg chromosome 15, rHemCap1.1.pri, whole genome shotgun sequence DNA harbors:
- the LOC128338028 gene encoding disintegrin and metalloproteinase domain-containing protein 9-like, translating to MAKGGETLGCSLFFNLGVSMLILKFLFPVADCSPHTPPGYSFYDVIIPRLLSTSAGKATRDKISFIIKAEGKNYIVHLKQKAVLVKRIPVFIYDDDDKVQTNYHEIRGNCYYRGYVEGASESFVTLSTCVGLRGLLQIENLTYIISPVEDSSTFQHLIYRTENNSDSRTCWLRDKDMSTLATELGQEQIPRKQGFSAPWKRTKHLELFIQVEVQLHQHYSDNVLTTTQHMVQLSQMVDDMFSTLGLRILLVGLGIWTGRNKVFITDYVKDSMLAFTKWQLKEVFPQLKHDASLLVAYRNRGPIIVTRSFFGTVCDAKQGLAFVSIRNMPLKEFAIAVAHELGHVIGIPDDQSQSCYCAPSLNCIMASEGPFGKKPHFSSCSAASYVGVISSGKGLCLDNIPQPIRILTPSVCGNGIVEGREECDCGDEPQCKRESCCLSDCTVAPGAECTTEACCKHCKAAPKGQVCRESRGECDLPEYCNGESVECPLDVFVQDGTRCTGDGYCYTGTCSTHSLQCQKVFGKESQSAPLACFEKVNSVGDRFGNCGSKKGDGILRKFQKCGREDVLCGRLQCTKAKRLPNLGDNVTIIQTPTSNALCWGIDFHPGIGSMDLGEVADGSKCGKDKVCINHVCTNLSPWVKSNVTCDPLVTCSGRGLCNSKEHCHCHYGWAPPDCFAPGFGGSTDSGPIPRSGASSQEDCEAGILVAETLGAVALFHKLFFMPYFVCLPTLF from the coding sequence ATGGCCAAAGGAGGGGAGACCCTTGGGTGCAGCCTATTCTTCAACCTGGGGGTCTCCATGCTAATCCTGAAGTTCCTCTTTCCGGTCGCGGACTGCAGTCCTCACACCCCTCCAGGCTACTCTTTCTATGACGTCATCATACCAAGGCTGTTATCCACGTCGGCAGGCAAAGCTACACGAGACAAAATATCTTTCATCATCAAGGCAGAAGGCAAGAACTACATTGTCCACTTAAAACAGAAAGCCGTCCTCGTCAAAAGAATCCCGGTCTTCATCTACGACGATGACGACAAGGTACAAACCAACTACCATGAGATCCGGGGTAACTGCTACTACCGCGGCTACGTAGAAGGGGCTTCAGAGTCTTTTGTGACCCTCAGCACTTGTGTGGGACTCAGGGGTCTTCTGCAAATTGAGAACTTAACATACATCATCAGTCCTGTGGAGGACTCCTCTACCTTCCAGCACCTCATCTATCGCACAGAGAACAATTCTGATTCAAGGACATGCTGGCTAAGGGATAAAGACATGTCTACTTTGGCAACGGAGTTGGGGCAAGAGCAGATTCCCAGAAAACAGGGCTTTTCTGCTCCGTGGAAACGCACaaaacacctggagctttttataCAAGTGGAGGTACAGTTGCATCAACATTATTCTGACAATGTGCTTACCACCACCCAACACATGGTACAACTCAGTCAAATGGTGGACGACATGTTTTCCACTCTTGGCCTCCGTATCCTCCTAGTGGGGCTTGGGATCTGGACAGGGCGGAACAAGGTGTTTATCACGGACTATGTGAAGGACAGCATGTTGGCCTTTACCAAATGGCAACTCAAGGAAGTGTTTCCACAGCTGAAGCATGATGCGTCTCTACTCGTCGCCTATCGCAACAGGGGGCCCATTATTGTGACGCGCTCGTTCTTTGGCACTGTCTGTGACGCCAAACAAGGACTGGCCTTTGTCTCAATCAGGAATATGCCGTTGAAGGAGTTTGCGATTGCTGTTGCACATGAATTGGGGCATGTCATTGGCATTCCAGACGACCAATCCCAGAGCTGCTATTGTGCACCCAGCCTGAATTGTATTATGGCTTCTGAAGGCCCTTTTGGTAAGAAGCCGCATTTCAGCAGCTGTTCCGCAGCGAGTTATGTTGGAGTCATCTCGTCAGGGAAAGGCCTATGCCTGGACAACATCCCACAGCCCATCAGAATCTTGACACCGAGCGTTTGTGGGAATGGCATTGTAGAAGGCAGAGAAGAGTGTGATTGCGGGGACGAGCCACAGTGTAAGCGAGAGAGCTGTTGCCTCAGTGACTGCACCGTTGCTCCCGGGGCTGAATGTACGACTGAAGCGTGTTGCAAACACTGCAAGGCTGCACCCAAAGGACAAGTCTGCCGAGAAAGCCGAGGCGAGTGCGACTTACCCGAGTATTGCAACGGGGAATCTGTGGAATGCCCATTGGACGTCTTTGTGCAGGATGGGACACGATGCACTGGCGATGGGTATTGCTACACAGGAACCTGCTCAACCCACTCTCTGCAGTGCCAGAAGGTTTTCGGGAAGGAATCTCAAAGTGCTCCCTTGGCTTGCTTCGAGAAGGTCAATTCAGTCGGGGATCGGTTTGGCAACTGCGGCAGCAAAAAAGGAGACGGGATACTACGCAAATTCCAGAAATGTGGACGCGAAGATgtgttgtgtgggcggctgcagTGCACCAAGGCCAAGAGGTTACCCAATTTGGGTGACAACGTGACCATCATACAGACACCTACAAGCAATGCACTCTGCTGGGGAATAGATTTCCACCCCGGGATTGGTTCGATGGACCTTGGTGAGGTGGCCGATGGCTCAAAGTGTGGCAAAGACAAAGTTTGCATTAACCACGTATGTACCAATTTGTCACCATGGGTGAAATCCAACGTAACGTGCGACCCTTTGGTGACTTGCTCCGGCAGAGGGCTTTGCAACTCCAAGGAACACTGCCACTGCCATTACGGCTGGGCCCCTCCAGACTGCTTCGCCCCTGGATTTGGGGGGAGCACTGACAGTGGGCCCATCCCACGCTCCGGGGCTTCCAGCCAGGAAGACTGTGAGGCTGGAATCCTGGTTGCTGAAACGCTGGGCGCTGTTGCATTGTTCCATAAATTATTTTTTATGCCATATTTTGTCTGCCTTCCTACTTTATTTTGA
- the LOC128337762 gene encoding disintegrin and metalloproteinase domain-containing protein 9-like, with protein sequence MQGDCYYRGYVEGASESLVTLNTCAGLRGLLQIESLMYNIEPVEDSSTFQHVLYRSKEDDPNSRTCWLNGTEIPTLVAESIRDHISRKQDTYPGEHSKYLELFIQVEVQLYRHYSDNVLTTTQRMVQLSQMVDDMFSALGLRILLVGLGIRTDQNLAPVTSFVDGLLAFNEWRIRKVVPRLPHDAALLLAYHRKGPLLVTRSLFGTLCDVKRALAFVSIRNMPLEVFTIAVAHELGHVIGIPDDRSQSCCCAPNLNCIMASEGPFGKKPLFSSCSAASYVGVISSGKALCLNNIPRITKTLTQHSCGNGIVDEGEECDCGDIFLCNRRACCLKNCRLAPRAVCTTEPCCKHCKAATTGTVCRKSTNECDLPEYCNGTSLECPPDVAVQDGTPCRDDGYCYAGTCSTPTLQCQKIFGKESQGAPFSCFEKVNSIGDRFGNCGGGGGGHGLLSSFQKCEPEHLLCGRVQCTSVKRLPDLDDNVTIVQTPAGNARCWGLGFPSGIPLTDMGAVDEGSPCGHHRICVNRMCLQISDLVPSNITCDPLVNCSGRGVCNSKHNCHCAYGWAPPKCLSPGYGGSIDSGPAPWSVSYSYATLAVEILVAVSVGFVLGGFAILLRRSVWTRSAIHQESQSTHANISIS encoded by the coding sequence ATGCAAGGTGACTGCTACTACCGCGGTTATGTGGAAGGGGCCTCGGAGTCTTTGGTGACCCTCAACACTTGCGCGGGACTCAGGGGTCTTCTTCAAATTGAGAGCTTAATGTACAACATTGAGCCTGTGGAGGACTCCTCTACCTTCCAGCATGTTCTTTATCGCTCAAAGGAAGACGATCCCAATTCGAGAACGTGTTGGCTAAATGGTACGGAGATACCTACTCTGGTGGCTGAATCCATACGAGACCATATTTCACGGAAACAGGACACTTATCCTGGGGAACACTCAAAGTACCTGGAGCTTTTCATACAAGTAGAAGTACAGTTGTATCGGCATTATTCCGACAATGTGCTTACCACCACCCAACGCATGGTACAACTCAGTCAAATGGTGGATGACATGTTTTCTGCTCTTGGTCTTCGTATCCTCCTAGTGGGGCTTGGGATCCGGACAGACCAGAACTTAGCTCCAGTTACTAGCTTTGTGGACGGCCTGTTAGCCTTTAACGAGTGGCGAATCAGGAAAGTGGTCCCTCGATTGCCGCACGATGCAGCTTTGCTCTTAGCTTATCACCGTAAAGGACCCCTTCTTGTGACACGCTCGTTATTTGGGACTCTCTGTGATGTGAAACGTGCACTGGCCTTTGTCTCAATCAGGAATATGCCGTTGGAGGTGTTCACGATTGCTGTTGCACATGAGTTGGGGCATGTCATTGGCATTCCAGACGACCGATCCCAGAGCTGCTGTTGTGCACCCAACCTGAATTGTATTATGGCTTCTGAAGGCCCTTTTGGTAAGAAGCCGCTTTTCAGCAGCTGTTCCGCAGCGAGTTATGTGGGAGTCATCTCGTCAGGGAAGGCCCTATGCCTGAACAACATCCCGCGGATCACAAAAACCTTGACACAGCATTCTTGTGGGAATGGCATTGTAGATGAAGGAGAAGAGTGCGATtgtggggacatatttttgtgtaacCGAAGGGCGTGTTGCCTAAAGAATTGCAGACTGGCGCCCAGGGCTGTGTGTACTACCGAGCCGTGTTGCAAACACTGCAAGGCGGCAACCACAGGAACGGTGTGTCGGAAGAGTACCAATGAATGTGACCTCCCCGAGTACTGCAATGGAACATCCCTGGAATGCCCACCAGATGTTGCCGTGCAGGATGGAACACCGTGCAGGGATGATGGATACTGCTATGCCGGGACCTGCTCAACCCCCACGCTGCAGTGCCAGAAGATTTTTGGGAAGGAATCTCAAGGTGCTCCCTTCTCTTGCTTTGAGAAGGTAAATTCAATAGGGGATCGTTTCGGCAactgtggtggtggaggaggagggcacGGGCTACTGAGCAGCTTCCAGAAATGTGAACCTGAACATCTATTGTGTGGACGGGTGCAGTGCACCAGTGTCAAGAGGTTACCCGATTTGGACGACAACGTGACGATCGTTCAGACACCCGCAGGCAATGCCCGCTGCTGGGGATTAGGTTTCCCTTCTGGCATTCCTCTGACGGACATGGGTGCCGTGGACGAAGGATCCCCCTGCGGCCACCACAGAATTTGTGTTAACCGGATGTGTCTCCAAATATCGGACTTGGTGCCCTCCAACATCACCTGTGACCCTCTCGTTAATTGCTCTGGGAGAGGGGTTTGCAATTCCAAGCATAACTGCCACTGTGCCTATGGCTGGGCACCCCCAAAGTGTCTCTCCCCTGGCTATGGGGGAAGCATTGACAGTGGACCTGCCCCATGGTCCGTATCCTATAGCTATGCAACCTTGGCGGTTGAAATTCTAGTTGCTGTGTCTGTTGGCTTTGTTTTAGGAGGTTTTGCCATACTTCTCAGAAGATCTGTGTGGACCAGGTCTGCGATCCATCAGGAAAGTCAAAGCACACATGCTAACATCAGCATCTCTTGA